The sequence below is a genomic window from Bacteroidota bacterium.
TTCTGATTTTTATGTTTTTTTAGCATCACTTTGACTTCAGTGATCGCTTAAATCCCTAATTCACAACATTATTTCCTCATTTTGCTCTCATTCTCATTTTCTTGTTGTATCTTTGCGCCAAATTAATATGGTGATTTTTGGTTAGCAACATAAAAACAGGATGGTCCTGCAGATTGAAAATGGAATCAAAGAGCACTTTAACATGAAAAATATATATGATTACATTTGAATCAACAGGCCTGAAACCTGAATTATTACAAGCAATTGATGAATTAGGGTTTGATCAGCCCATGCCTATCCAGGAAAAAGTGATTCCAGTTCTTCTTAAAGGCGACACAGATTTAATCGGACTAGCCCAAACGGGTACCGGAAAAACAGCAGCATTTGGCCTTCCTTTGCTCAACCTCACTGACCTCTCTCTGCAAAAAACTCAAGCACTTATTCTTTGTCCAACCCGTGAACTTTGCCTGCAGATTGCAAAAGATCTTAAATCCTATTCTACTCATCTTAAAGAAGTTAATATCGTTGCGATTTACGGAGGTGCCGATATCAACGGACAAATCAGGGAACTGAAGCACGGAGCTCATTTTATCGTTGCTACCCCGGGGCGAATGAAAGATGTCCTGGAAAGAGGCAAGGCTGATATTTCAAATATCAGATGGACTGTCCTCGATGAAGCTGACGAGATGCTTAACATGGGCTTCCAGGAGGAGCTTAATGCCATCCTTGAACAGACTCCTGAAAGTAAAAATATGCTTTTATTCTCGGCCACCATGTCTAAGGAAGTAGCTTCGATTGCTTCCGGATACATGAAAGATCCTATAGAAATCGTGGTCGGACAAAAGAACACAGGTTCCGCAAATGTTGTGCACGACTGTTACATGGTCAATGCACACGACCGCTACCTTGCCCTGAAGCGCATCATAGATGTAAATCCCGATCTCTACGGACTGGTTTTCTGCCGTACCCGGATGGAAACCAAGGAAGTAGCTGCAAAACTTTTAAATGACGGATATAATGCCGATGCCCTTCATGGTGACCTTTCACAGGCCCAGCGTGACATGGTGATGCAGAAATTCAGGAACAAAAACCTACAGATTCTGGTGGCTACCGACGTTGCTGCCCGCGGACTGGACGTAACCGACCTGACACACGTGATCAATTATAACCTTCCCGACGATATCGAAATTTATACACACCGCAGCGGACGAACCGGAAGAGCCGGGAAAGAAGGCGTATCCGTTGTGATTATCCACTCTAAGGAACAATATAAAATTCACCAGATTGAAAAGGTTATTAACCGTAAATTCAACTGGAAGAAGGTTCCCGGAGGAAGCGAAATCTGTGAAAAACAACTTTTCAGCCTGATCGATAAAGTCGAAAAAGTTGATTGTACCCAGATTGAACCTTTCCTGCCCAGGATTTATGAGAAAATTGAAACACTCAGCCGCGAAGAAATCATCAAACGGTTATTTTCACTGGAATTCAACAGAATTTTTGATTATTATAAAAATGCTCCGGATCTGAATAAAGTTGCCGTAAGCAAGAAAAGTGAAATGAAATCCGGGAAAACGACTTTCAACCGCTTCTTTATCAGCATTGGCACAAAAGATGAAGTAACCACCCGCGATTTGATCGGGTTGATCAACGATGCAGTTGAAGACAGAAACATTGAAATCGGCAAGATCGACCTGATGAAAAGTTTCTCATTCTTTGAA
It includes:
- a CDS encoding DEAD/DEAH box helicase; the protein is MITFESTGLKPELLQAIDELGFDQPMPIQEKVIPVLLKGDTDLIGLAQTGTGKTAAFGLPLLNLTDLSLQKTQALILCPTRELCLQIAKDLKSYSTHLKEVNIVAIYGGADINGQIRELKHGAHFIVATPGRMKDVLERGKADISNIRWTVLDEADEMLNMGFQEELNAILEQTPESKNMLLFSATMSKEVASIASGYMKDPIEIVVGQKNTGSANVVHDCYMVNAHDRYLALKRIIDVNPDLYGLVFCRTRMETKEVAAKLLNDGYNADALHGDLSQAQRDMVMQKFRNKNLQILVATDVAARGLDVTDLTHVINYNLPDDIEIYTHRSGRTGRAGKEGVSVVIIHSKEQYKIHQIEKVINRKFNWKKVPGGSEICEKQLFSLIDKVEKVDCTQIEPFLPRIYEKIETLSREEIIKRLFSLEFNRIFDYYKNAPDLNKVAVSKKSEMKSGKTTFNRFFISIGTKDEVTTRDLIGLINDAVEDRNIEIGKIDLMKSFSFFEVDSNYTDKILNSFQHVEVSGRKIVVEQAQDRKPSASSRSKKEKFREGKFSEYGKNSRRDRERKGSKDRKYKKSRW